The DNA sequence CCCTCGCAATGGCATGTTGACCACCTTGCCCTTTGTTTCCAAATGGCGCTTTCAAAATAGTAAGTGGCGGTAGTTTATAATCTTCATTAGCTACTTCAGCCATAATTAATGCTTGTCCATTGCCTTTTTCAAGCTGGTCTGTTTTTACATCTTCCTCTATATGAGGAGGTTCTAGCGGCAAAACAAGCTGTTCTTCCTTTGACTCCTTATAAGGGGCAGAAGCCGTAAAGTCACGAATTTCTACTTCCTGATTTTCTAGTTCTGGTTTTAAGTGACTTGGCTCTGGCTTTGTAGATTTCTCTTCTTGTTTTTCCTTGTGCTTTTGTTTTTCTTGTTCACGTTGTTCTTTTTGTGCTTGCATTTTTTCCTGAATGTTTTTATTCCATTCTTGTAAATCGGTTTTAATACTCGCAAATGTATTTTTCATAAACGAATATACAGCACCAATTCCTTGCCCCATGACCTCGGATAATGACTTTCCAGTAATCAGTAAAAAAGCAACGACAATACAGAAAAATGCAATGAGTATCGTTCCTATCCCATCAAAGAGAAAGTGACTAACAGCATATCCAACAGCCCCTATCATTCCTCCGCCAAGCTCAGCTACAGGAGCTTCATTATAAACTTGCATCCAATATAAGTTCCATGTATTACGAATCACTGATTGGTCTTGAAAACCTTCATGTCCAGCTAAATATTCAAATAACCGTAAATGACTTAGTAACAAAAAAGCAAATACAAATAAATAGAGTCCAGCTAACCTTCTAGATAAATATGATGGCATTTTTCGTTTGACGATCGTATAAATAGCTGTACAAAAAACGGTTATAGTTATAACAAAATACCATTCACCTACAAAGAAACGAAGTAAATGAACGAGTACCTCTCCAACACTTCCTAACCTGGCAAAGGTCACAATCGATAGAACGAGCAGTATTAGTCCAACTAACTCAAACTTCAACTGATTTCGCCAATCGGTAGCTGATTTCTTTTTCCTTTTTGCCATCTCTTTCACCCTCTATTTTATAAGAAAAACGGCAGAGCCGTCTTTTATTAATCTTTATATTTTTATCTTTCCTCTTATCAAGAAAGACAGCCAAGATTGGCTGCCTTAACCAAATTGTATATAGTTATTATAGCACAGAAAAGAAGACGACTACTACATCTTAAAAATCAGGTTTTAACTGAATGACGCTTCCTGGAGCATATTTATTATCTAAATAATGGGCTGGGTCACTGCTAATTAATCGAACGACTTTAAATTCTAACTCATTTACTTGTTCCACCAATAATGAGCCACCTTCAAATTGTACATATTTTTGATTTGCAAACGAATCCTCTTGAGGGAATATCATCTCTTCTGGCAACATCGTATATAAAATCATTGGATCATGTCTCCTCCCTCTGCCTTTGAGGCACGGCGTTCATCTATCAATGAGTTTAATTTCCTTATCGCTTGACCAAGACCTCCAACCTCATTAATCAAGCCATATTTTACTGCGTCGGTTCCAACTACATTAGTACCAATATCTCTTGTTAGATTCCCTTTTGAAAACATCAGCTCTTTGAACCTTTCCTCTGTTACACTTGAATGCTTCGTCACAAAATTAATGACCCGCTCTTGCATCTTATCTAAGTATTCAAAGGTTTGCGGAACACCAATCACTAATCCAGTTAAGCGTACTGGATGAATCGTCATAGTTGCTGTTTCTGCAATAAAAGAATGATTTGATGCAACTGCAATAGGAACACCAATGGAGTGCCCACCGCCGAGTACAAGTGTTACAGTTGGCTTAGATATAGAAGCTATCATTTCTGAGATGGCTAAGCCTGCTTCAACATCACCACCAACTGTATTTAAGATGATAAGTAAACCTTCTATTTTAGAATTTTGTTCTGCAGCCACAAGTTGCGGGATAATATGCTCATACTTTGTTGTTTTGTTTTGGGGAGGTAACTGCATATGACCTTCAATTTGCCCAATAATTGTTAAACAATGAAGATTGGATTGGTCCATATCTGGAACATTCGTTTGACCCAACTCTTGAATTTTACTTAATATGTTTGCGCCTTTATTATCAGGAGCTCCTTGTGGAGGTACTGGCTCTGTTGGTTGTTCTTGGGGTACATTTGGCTTCTGGTCGTGGTTCATAACTATTCCTCCTTAAATCGATACTACAGGTTAGTATGAACTTCCAATGGGTAGTTCATTCGAGTCTCGAAAGAAAAAAGCTAAGAATGGGAGAAAAGCGATTGCCATTATACAATGAATAGAGGGTGATACAAAAAGTTATCAACCTTTTGTACCACCCTCACCAAGTATGCTTCTTTATACTTCCATAATAATCGGTAAAATCATAGGACGACGCTTTGTTTTTTCATATAAAAAGCGTCCTAGTACTTCCCTTACATTACTTTTCAATGATGACCACTCGTTTACATTTTCAGTCATGCATTTTTTTAATGTGCTTGCTACGATTTCATTGGCTTCTTCAAGTAATTTTTCTGACTCTCTTACGTATACAAATCCTCTAGAAATAATATCTGGACCAGAAACAATACTACTGTTCTGCTTATTAAGCGTAACAACGACAACTAAGATTCCATCTTTTGAAAGAAGTCGACGATCCCGGAGGACAATATTGCCTACATCCCCTACGCCAAGTCCATCAATTAAAACATTACCAGATGGAACTTTTCCTGATTTTCTACCGGAACCATTTGTAAATTCAATGACTTCCCCTTTATCAAACAAGAAGATATTCTCCTCTTTCACACCGACTTCAACGGCAAGTTGTTTATGGGCCACTTGCATACGAAACTCGCCATGAATAGGAATGAAATACTCAGGTTTCATTACATTCAGCATTAATTTCAGCTCTTCGGCACTTCCGTGACCAGAAGCATGTACATTCGATCGGCCATAGATAATATCTGCACCAATTCTTGAGAGTAAATCAATAATCTTCGCAACTGATTTTTCATTTCCAGGAATCGGAGAAGCCGCAATAATAACAGTATCATCAGGAGTAATCGTCATTTGACGATGTGCTCCTTTAGCCATGCGAGAAAGAGCACTCATCGATTCCCCTTGGCTTCCTGTCGTTAACACGGTAATTTGCTCAGGTCGATAATCATTTATTTCATCGATTTCAATAAATAAATCATCGGGGGTTTTTAAATACCCTAACTCTCTTGCAATAGTGATGACACGAACCATACTTTTTCCGACAATGGCTACTTTCCTATTCACTGCCACAGCGGCTTTAATGACTGACTGTATTCTATGTACATTAGATGCAAATGTCGTTACTATGATTCGACCTTTTGTCTTTTGAAAGACATCAGCAATTCCTTGTCCTATTACAGTTTCTGAAACTGTAGCACCAGGTCGCTCCGCATTGGTACTATCTGATAACAAACAAAGAACACCACGGTCGCCATAAGAAGCCATTTTTCCTAGTTCTGCATGTTTTCCATCAACAGGTGTTTGATCAAACTTAAAGTCTCCTGTATGAACAATTAGCCCTTGAGAGGTCTCAATTACAACTCCGACCGAATCAGGGATACTGTGATTAGTTCTAAAAAAAGAGACGTTGGTTTGTCCAACCACTATTTTTGAATTTGAGTCAACAAGCTGCAAAGATACCTTGCCAAAAAGGCCATGTTCTTTCAACTTTTCACCGATTAATCCTAATGTAAGTCTCGTCCCATATACAGGAACATTTAATTTTTGTAGTACATATGGTAAGCCACCAATGTGGTCTTCATGTCCATGCGTAATAACGATTCCTTTTACTCGGTCTTCATTCTCTACTAAATACGAAACATCTGGAATTACAATATCTACCCCAAGCATATCATCATCTGGGAACATAAGACCTGAGTCAATTACAATAATATCTTCATCCACTTCAACAACATACATGTTTTTCCCTATTTCACCGACTCCACCAAGGGCAAAAACACGAATTTTCTCTGTAATCTTTGACAATGTTAGTTCCTCCTATATTAACTTTTCAAATAACAATTTTCCGCATAATCCTTATTCTATTTCCAATATTTAATTTAACCCGGCCAACTATAAATAAAATACTGGAGTCACCGATTAAAGAAAAGCATAAGATTGCACCCGAACTAATCACTTGATTGTAGTATAACTTAATTTTCAATTGAAACACAAGAGCAAGTTATGAGGGCTCTGAAAAAGTTCAGTTTATAACTTTCAGCTTCCAACTATTCAACCTTTATTTTCTCCAAAACCGACTGATTATTTCAGGGTAATAGGAATAAATAAAAAAAATACGCCATACGATTAACGTATGACGTATTTTTTATTGTAATAGTTGGAGTAAATGGTCTCTTTCAGTTCTTGTTAGTGGAATTAAAGGCAATCTAACACTTCCAACATCTAACCCTTTTATTTGTAATGCTGCTTTTACACAGGTAGGGTTTGGAGCTAGGAACAAGCCTTTCATAATCGGCAACAGCTGTCGATGGTAGGCAGCTGCCTGTTGAGGCTGACCTGCGTAAAACGCATCAATCATGCTCTTCATTTCATTTCCGATAATGTGGGAAGATACAGAGACAACACCAGTTGCTCCAATGGCTAGTGCTGGTAATGTTAAGCTATCATCACCACTATATAACGAAAATTGGTCACCTGTGTTCTCAATAATCGTTGACATTTGTTCTAAGTCACCACTCGCCTCTTTGATGGAAACGATATTAGCTACTTTCGACAGTTCGATTACCGTATCTGCCGTCATATTCACAACAGATCTTCCTGGTATGTTATAAAGCATAACAGGTAGGTTGGTTTCGTTTGCAATTGCTGTGAAATGTTCTATCATGCCTTTTTGAGAAGGTTTATTATAATAAGGTGTAACGGCCATAATGCCGTCTACTCCTAATGCTTCCGCCTTTTTTGTTAATTCAACAGAAGCATACGTATTATTATTACCTGTTCCGGCTATGATAGGAACTCTACCATCTACCACTTTGACAACGTGACCAAAAAGAGCCAACTTCTCTTCCGTCGTTAGTGTCGGAGATTCTCCCGTTGTTCCGCCGACAACTAGCGCTTCTGTTCCATTATCTATTAAATACTCCGTTAACTTCGTTGTTTTAGTAAAGTCAATGTTTCCTTTATGGTCAAAAGGAGTAACCATTGCTGTTAGAACCTGACCAAAGTTCACTTCATTCAACTCCTTTACTAAGGACATACCTCGCTTATTCTTGGATGCTTTTCATTTGACCATCTTTCGTTAATTGAAACATATCATGAAGGGCATTAACGGCCTTCACCATGTCATCCCCTTTAACTAATACCCAAATCGTTGTATGTGAGTCTGCTGACTGGAGAATTTGAATATTTTCCTTTGATAACGCCCCTACGATTTTAGCCGTTACACCAGGTACCCCTGTCATTCCAGCTCCAACCGCTGAAACTTTTGCACAGTTTTTAGTAGCTATTGGCTCATAACCCATTCCCGTAAGAATTTCTATCGCTCTATCAGCCACTTCATCTAGTACTGTGTATACGACACCCATTGGATTAATGTTAATAAAATCCACACTTATTTTCTCGCTAGCCATCGCCTTAAATACTTTTTCTTGGAGATCGAATTGGCCTTCTTTAGCTAGCACTTTTATTTGTGTGACACCAGATAGATGTGCAATTCCAGTTAATAATCGGTCTTGGATATGGTCATTTACGGCTTCTGTTACTTTAGAAGTTACAAGGGTTCCTTTTGAATCTGAGTATGTTGAACGAATATGAATTGGAATTTTAGCCTGCATTGCGATTTCAACGGCTCTTGGATGAATCACCTTAGCTCCTTGATGGGCCATATGACTAATTTCTTGATAGGTGACAGTTGATAGTGGTCTTGCATCAGCTACAATCCTTGGATCTGCCGTCATCACACCTTCAACATCTGTAAAGATATCAACCCACTCGGCATTAAGGGCTGCTCCAAGAGCTGTCGCAGAGGTATCACTACCTCCACGACCTAACGTCGTAATCTCCCCTGAATGGGATTGCCCTTGGAATCCAGCTACAACTACTACATCAACTTTCTCTAATGCCTTCAGTAGTGGGCCGATTTTCATTTCTAAGATACTTGCATTAGAAAATTCATCGTTTGTTCTAAAGCCTGCCTGAGCCCCTGTCATAGCTATCGCGCGAAGATCTAGAGACGATAATAAATTTGAGAAGACAACTGAAGAGATGACTTCTCCACAAGAAACAAGAAGGTCTTGCTCCCGCTTTCCAAGCGTTTGTGTGTCAA is a window from the Bacillus alkalicellulosilyticus genome containing:
- the dapG gene encoding aspartate kinase, whose protein sequence is MKLIVQKFGGTSVKDEETRALAANHVKKAVTDGYKVVVVVSAMGRSGDPYATDTLLSLVDTQTLGKREQDLLVSCGEVISSVVFSNLLSSLDLRAIAMTGAQAGFRTNDEFSNASILEMKIGPLLKALEKVDVVVVAGFQGQSHSGEITTLGRGGSDTSATALGAALNAEWVDIFTDVEGVMTADPRIVADARPLSTVTYQEISHMAHQGAKVIHPRAVEIAMQAKIPIHIRSTYSDSKGTLVTSKVTEAVNDHIQDRLLTGIAHLSGVTQIKVLAKEGQFDLQEKVFKAMASEKISVDFININPMGVVYTVLDEVADRAIEILTGMGYEPIATKNCAKVSAVGAGMTGVPGVTAKIVGALSKENIQILQSADSHTTIWVLVKGDDMVKAVNALHDMFQLTKDGQMKSIQE
- a CDS encoding ClpP family protease → MNHDQKPNVPQEQPTEPVPPQGAPDNKGANILSKIQELGQTNVPDMDQSNLHCLTIIGQIEGHMQLPPQNKTTKYEHIIPQLVAAEQNSKIEGLLIILNTVGGDVEAGLAISEMIASISKPTVTLVLGGGHSIGVPIAVASNHSFIAETATMTIHPVRLTGLVIGVPQTFEYLDKMQERVINFVTKHSSVTEERFKELMFSKGNLTRDIGTNVVGTDAVKYGLINEVGGLGQAIRKLNSLIDERRASKAEGGDMIQ
- a CDS encoding ribonuclease J, whose product is MSKITEKIRVFALGGVGEIGKNMYVVEVDEDIIVIDSGLMFPDDDMLGVDIVIPDVSYLVENEDRVKGIVITHGHEDHIGGLPYVLQKLNVPVYGTRLTLGLIGEKLKEHGLFGKVSLQLVDSNSKIVVGQTNVSFFRTNHSIPDSVGVVIETSQGLIVHTGDFKFDQTPVDGKHAELGKMASYGDRGVLCLLSDSTNAERPGATVSETVIGQGIADVFQKTKGRIIVTTFASNVHRIQSVIKAAVAVNRKVAIVGKSMVRVITIARELGYLKTPDDLFIEIDEINDYRPEQITVLTTGSQGESMSALSRMAKGAHRQMTITPDDTVIIAASPIPGNEKSVAKIIDLLSRIGADIIYGRSNVHASGHGSAEELKLMLNVMKPEYFIPIHGEFRMQVAHKQLAVEVGVKEENIFLFDKGEVIEFTNGSGRKSGKVPSGNVLIDGLGVGDVGNIVLRDRRLLSKDGILVVVVTLNKQNSSIVSGPDIISRGFVYVRESEKLLEEANEIVASTLKKCMTENVNEWSSLKSNVREVLGRFLYEKTKRRPMILPIIMEV
- a CDS encoding YlzJ-like family protein, whose translation is MILYTMLPEEMIFPQEDSFANQKYVQFEGGSLLVEQVNELEFKVVRLISSDPAHYLDNKYAPGSVIQLKPDF
- the dapA gene encoding 4-hydroxy-tetrahydrodipicolinate synthase, which translates into the protein MSLVKELNEVNFGQVLTAMVTPFDHKGNIDFTKTTKLTEYLIDNGTEALVVGGTTGESPTLTTEEKLALFGHVVKVVDGRVPIIAGTGNNNTYASVELTKKAEALGVDGIMAVTPYYNKPSQKGMIEHFTAIANETNLPVMLYNIPGRSVVNMTADTVIELSKVANIVSIKEASGDLEQMSTIIENTGDQFSLYSGDDSLTLPALAIGATGVVSVSSHIIGNEMKSMIDAFYAGQPQQAAAYHRQLLPIMKGLFLAPNPTCVKAALQIKGLDVGSVRLPLIPLTRTERDHLLQLLQ